The following coding sequences lie in one Calidithermus timidus DSM 17022 genomic window:
- a CDS encoding cytochrome c biogenesis CcdA family protein: MSLPIAFLAGMLSFLSPCVLPLVPTYLLYLGGNKGRPIVNALAFIGGFSLVFLILFGLPATLLGSLLVSNKTLLSQIGGVVVIGFGLMMLGLKPALLSRGLNLRFGGDAARPWGALTLGAVLAIGWTPCIGPLLGATLTLITNEGRGFELLLAYVMGLAIPFLLVAAFTDRAVSLVRRTARYTKYIERGAGVFLIAVGLLMATGTLTMLNGFFNQITPEWLRERL, encoded by the coding sequence ATGAGTCTGCCCATCGCTTTTCTGGCCGGAATGCTGTCCTTCCTCTCCCCCTGCGTGCTGCCGCTGGTGCCCACCTACCTGCTCTACCTCGGAGGCAATAAGGGCCGCCCTATCGTCAACGCGCTGGCTTTCATAGGCGGGTTCAGCCTGGTGTTTTTGATCCTGTTTGGCTTGCCGGCCACCCTTCTGGGCAGCCTGCTGGTCAGCAACAAGACCCTGCTCTCGCAGATCGGCGGGGTTGTCGTCATCGGTTTTGGGCTGATGATGTTGGGGTTGAAGCCTGCGCTTTTGAGCCGGGGTCTCAACCTGCGCTTTGGGGGTGATGCCGCCAGACCCTGGGGTGCGCTGACCTTGGGAGCGGTGCTGGCCATCGGCTGGACACCGTGCATTGGGCCGCTGCTCGGGGCTACCCTCACCCTCATCACCAACGAGGGGCGGGGCTTCGAGCTGTTGCTCGCCTACGTCATGGGCCTAGCCATCCCATTCTTGCTGGTGGCTGCCTTCACCGATCGAGCGGTGTCGCTGGTACGGAGAACCGCCCGCTACACCAAATACATCGAGCGGGGAGCCGGGGTGTTTCTCATCGCTGTCGGCTTGCTGATGGCGACCGGAACACTGACCATGCTGAATGGATTTTTTAACCAAATCACCCCAGAGTGGCTGCGGGAGCGGCTTTGA
- a CDS encoding heme exporter protein CcmB, which translates to MTLLTRIFWLALRDLTLELRGRTGLLAAVFFLFTMLLILGLALGPNQGDLRKAAPGVLWVALAFAGSLLAGRAFGLEVEDNTLDDLLLIPGNREWIYYGKLLFQLLLLLIVGLVLLFLTAGLFYLPLSALPGILVTLVLGSVGYASVSTFYAGMLARLRGREALLPLVLFPVVVPVVLASVRATASLVEGLPPGEVADWWRLLLVFDVIYVTLCGLLFPYVLEG; encoded by the coding sequence ATGACCCTCCTCACCCGCATCTTCTGGCTGGCCCTGCGCGACCTCACCCTCGAGCTGCGCGGGCGCACCGGGCTCTTGGCGGCGGTGTTCTTTCTCTTCACCATGCTGCTGATCCTGGGGCTGGCCCTCGGCCCCAACCAAGGTGACCTGCGCAAGGCCGCCCCGGGCGTGCTGTGGGTGGCGCTGGCCTTCGCCGGAAGCCTGCTGGCAGGGCGGGCTTTTGGCCTAGAGGTCGAGGACAATACCCTCGATGACCTGTTGCTCATCCCCGGCAACCGCGAGTGGATCTATTACGGCAAACTGCTGTTTCAGCTACTACTGCTGCTGATCGTCGGCCTGGTGCTGCTTTTCCTTACGGCGGGACTTTTCTACTTGCCCCTTTCGGCCTTACCCGGCATCCTGGTCACGCTGGTGCTGGGAAGCGTCGGCTATGCTTCTGTGTCCACCTTCTACGCCGGGATGCTGGCCCGGTTGCGCGGGCGCGAAGCGCTGCTGCCGCTGGTGCTCTTTCCGGTAGTGGTGCCGGTGGTCCTGGCCTCGGTGCGCGCTACCGCTTCGCTGGTGGAAGGCCTGCCACCGGGCGAAGTGGCCGACTGGTGGCGGCTGTTGCTGGTCTTCGATGTCATTTACGTGACCTTGTGTGGGCTACTTTTCCCGTATGTTCTGGAAGGATAG
- the ccsA gene encoding cytochrome c biogenesis protein CcsA: MSQSKRMDILSLTSLSLGLLSLGIGAFLAFTAPPATEQGHVYRIIFLHVPSAWVGMVSLFVAVVYSILYLARGKARYDRMATVVIEVALLFLSLTLISGMLWGRPTWGVYWTWEPRLTTFAILLVVYIGYFVVRSAIEDPELRAKASAAISILGAINVPITYMSVKWWRSLHQTQTFDLTTGRSNFDPAMLPALLVNILALSLLFFAFVRIRGLLAERESAKQELSPQAG; encoded by the coding sequence ATGAGCCAAAGCAAGCGTATGGATATCCTGAGCCTGACTTCGCTGAGCCTGGGCTTACTGTCCCTGGGGATCGGCGCTTTCCTAGCCTTCACCGCCCCACCGGCCACCGAGCAGGGGCACGTTTACCGCATCATCTTCCTGCACGTGCCCTCGGCCTGGGTGGGCATGGTTTCGCTTTTCGTGGCGGTGGTCTACTCGATCCTCTACCTGGCTAGGGGCAAAGCCCGCTATGACCGCATGGCGACGGTGGTGATCGAGGTTGCGCTGCTGTTTTTGAGCCTGACCTTGATCTCCGGGATGCTGTGGGGCCGACCCACCTGGGGCGTCTACTGGACCTGGGAGCCGCGCCTGACCACCTTCGCGATCCTGTTGGTGGTTTACATCGGCTACTTCGTGGTGCGAAGCGCCATCGAAGACCCCGAGCTCAGGGCCAAAGCCTCCGCCGCCATCAGCATCCTGGGGGCGATCAACGTGCCTATCACCTACATGTCGGTCAAGTGGTGGCGTAGCCTACACCAAACCCAGACCTTCGACCTCACCACGGGCCGCAGCAACTTCGACCCTGCCATGCTTCCAGCGCTTCTGGTCAACATCCTCGCACTCAGCTTGCTGTTTTTTGCTTTCGTGAGGATCCGTGGCCTGCTGGCCGAGCGCGAGTCGGCCAAGCAAGAGTTGAGCCCTCAGGCGGGCTAA
- a CDS encoding tetratricopeptide repeat protein: MIPAYLFTALLVLAALAYILRPLLKPSQPFPQSPRPQELRAEVELLKNQAREAAGEERKRLLAQAVRLERELADLGQQAPTPRPLSPATLALVAVSLLAVGVGLWRFTVPRLPGETIITSRAEAARLRDLEAKARQSNHPEAWLAYANQAWEVRDFERASQGYLQVLKLEPRNVLALRRLGILLFFAGRGEQALPVLELATRADPSEPEGWLFLGNIYFQAGRPQDAISAWERYKAAGGSSPQVDNLIQTARQQLQTSSAGQRVYLQKCAACHGAQAQGDIGPALKGNPISKVSQAVSEIVSKGRGSMPAVPLSAEELEALLDYLKTL, encoded by the coding sequence ATGATACCCGCCTACCTCTTCACCGCCCTGCTGGTGCTGGCTGCCCTGGCCTACATCCTGCGGCCCCTGCTCAAGCCCTCCCAACCCTTCCCCCAAAGCCCGCGTCCCCAGGAGCTGCGCGCCGAGGTCGAGTTGCTGAAGAACCAAGCCCGTGAGGCCGCGGGAGAAGAGCGCAAGCGGCTGCTGGCGCAGGCGGTGCGGCTCGAGCGCGAACTCGCCGATCTAGGCCAACAGGCTCCCACCCCGCGCCCCCTCTCCCCGGCTACGCTGGCGCTGGTGGCGGTGAGCCTGCTGGCGGTGGGGGTGGGGCTTTGGCGCTTCACCGTGCCCCGCCTGCCGGGCGAGACCATCATCACCAGCCGGGCCGAGGCCGCCCGACTGCGCGACCTCGAGGCCAAAGCCCGCCAAAGCAACCACCCCGAGGCCTGGCTGGCCTACGCCAACCAGGCCTGGGAGGTGCGGGACTTCGAGCGGGCCAGCCAGGGCTATCTGCAAGTCCTCAAGCTCGAGCCGCGCAACGTGCTGGCCCTGCGCCGCCTGGGCATCCTGCTCTTCTTTGCCGGGCGCGGCGAGCAGGCCCTACCGGTGCTCGAGCTCGCCACCCGCGCCGATCCCTCCGAGCCGGAGGGTTGGCTCTTCCTGGGCAACATCTACTTCCAAGCCGGTCGTCCCCAAGACGCCATTTCCGCCTGGGAGCGCTACAAGGCCGCCGGGGGCTCGTCGCCCCAGGTGGACAACCTGATCCAGACGGCCAGGCAGCAGTTGCAGACCAGTTCGGCAGGCCAGCGGGTCTACTTGCAAAAATGCGCCGCCTGCCACGGAGCTCAGGCCCAGGGCGATATCGGCCCCGCGCTAAAGGGCAACCCCATCAGCAAAGTCTCCCAAGCCGTGAGCGAAATCGTCAGCAAGGGGCGCGGCAGTATGCCCGCCGTTCCGCTGAGCGCGGAAGAGCTCGAGGCGCTGCTGGATTACCTGAAAACGCTATGA
- a CDS encoding ABC transporter ATP-binding protein yields the protein MLLEAQSLSKRYGRDWVIRDLDFRLEPGEVVALLGPNGVGKTTLLRLLAGLVRASGGQVRRLGRVGMLANPPAFHRHFTGEENLSYALRLEGHTPRASTIAAALEAVGLPAGKAVLGYSSGMKKRLAMARLRLQQPDIWLLDEPEAALDAQGRELLKALLLEAKASGGVVLATHDHGWVQRLATRTLELSPAI from the coding sequence ATGCTGCTCGAGGCTCAATCCCTCTCCAAGCGCTATGGTCGCGACTGGGTGATCCGCGACCTGGATTTTCGCCTCGAGCCCGGCGAGGTCGTGGCCCTGCTGGGGCCCAACGGGGTGGGCAAGACCACGCTGCTGCGGCTCTTGGCCGGGCTGGTCCGGGCCAGCGGAGGTCAGGTCAGGCGGCTGGGCAGGGTCGGGATGCTGGCCAATCCTCCGGCCTTTCACCGGCACTTCACCGGGGAGGAGAACCTGAGCTATGCACTACGGCTCGAGGGCCACACACCCAGGGCCAGCACCATCGCTGCGGCTCTGGAAGCGGTGGGCTTGCCCGCGGGCAAGGCAGTGCTAGGCTACTCCAGCGGCATGAAAAAGCGCCTGGCAATGGCCCGCCTGCGCCTCCAGCAACCCGACATCTGGCTGCTCGACGAACCCGAGGCCGCGCTCGATGCCCAAGGGCGCGAACTGCTCAAGGCCCTCCTCCTCGAGGCCAAAGCCTCCGGCGGCGTCGTCCTCGCTACCCATGACCACGGCTGGGTCCAGCGCCTTGCCACCCGAACGCTCGAGCTCTCCCCCGCCATCTGA
- a CDS encoding Rieske 2Fe-2S domain-containing protein has translation MKLERRDLIWIIPSAIAAGFFGWLSWRTIYIRFLKTGVSQPVWKDGPKVHVAKVSELRQPWAFKYFEYPLQIGTAERKLQAVAFRLPQPVAGGLELDGAHFLALSRICTHQGCTVNFVDNPELGAIAYNFRSDHPFLGCPCHFGAFEPLQAGRAVYGPPRFPLPRLRLEAGDGAIYATGYETPLRPLEQG, from the coding sequence ATGAAGCTCGAGCGTCGCGACCTCATCTGGATTATCCCCAGCGCCATCGCCGCTGGCTTTTTCGGCTGGCTTTCCTGGCGCACGATCTACATCCGCTTCCTCAAAACCGGCGTCTCGCAGCCGGTGTGGAAAGATGGGCCCAAGGTGCACGTGGCGAAGGTGAGCGAGCTGAGGCAACCCTGGGCCTTCAAGTACTTCGAATATCCACTTCAGATCGGCACGGCAGAGCGCAAGCTGCAGGCGGTGGCCTTCCGGCTACCCCAGCCGGTAGCGGGAGGCCTCGAGCTCGACGGCGCTCACTTCCTGGCCCTCTCGCGCATCTGCACGCACCAGGGCTGCACGGTCAACTTCGTGGATAACCCCGAGCTGGGCGCCATCGCCTACAACTTCCGCAGCGACCACCCCTTCCTGGGCTGCCCCTGCCACTTCGGCGCCTTCGAACCCTTGCAGGCCGGACGGGCCGTATACGGCCCACCGCGCTTTCCTTTGCCGAGGCTGCGGCTGGAGGCCGGGGATGGAGCGATCTACGCCACCGGGTATGAAACCCCGCTGCGCCCCCTCGAGCAAGGATAG
- the ccmE gene encoding cytochrome c maturation protein CcmE, producing the protein MKPKHIIGIVVVVGALAYLIFGGLGRNLVYFYTPSECLQNQATCQSRQVRLGGLVKAGTVSYDKDTLDLRFVVTDGVSEFPVQAKGTPPALFGENRGVVVEGRFQGGTFVSTNLLVKHSEGYQAPKEGYTPEQIRKLIEEAK; encoded by the coding sequence TTGAAGCCCAAACACATCATTGGCATCGTGGTGGTGGTAGGCGCCCTGGCTTACCTGATCTTCGGAGGGCTGGGGCGGAACCTGGTGTACTTCTACACCCCTAGCGAGTGCTTGCAAAACCAAGCCACCTGCCAGAGTCGCCAGGTGCGGCTGGGCGGGCTGGTCAAGGCCGGAACGGTGAGCTACGACAAGGACACCCTGGATTTACGCTTCGTCGTCACCGATGGCGTGAGCGAATTCCCCGTGCAGGCCAAGGGCACCCCTCCGGCCCTGTTCGGCGAGAACAGAGGGGTGGTGGTCGAAGGCCGCTTCCAAGGAGGTACCTTCGTCAGCACCAACCTGCTGGTCAAGCACTCCGAAGGCTACCAGGCCCCCAAGGAAGGTTACACGCCCGAGCAGATCCGCAAGCTGATCGAGGAGGCAAAGTGA
- a CDS encoding TlpA family protein disulfide reductase has protein sequence MRRFWPLLILALGGLFWWGLQRPDPNALPSVLVGKAAPDFALPLLKPYRAEWGERLELSRWVGSRPILLNFWASWCLPCRDEAPLLERYWRQYRDRLLIVGINVQDSEAQALEFIREYGLSFPSVFDPKGTLAVDYGTYGVPETFVIDARGKVLLRHAGPVSEGTLRDMLQKVGLEAL, from the coding sequence ATGAGGCGCTTCTGGCCGCTGCTGATCCTGGCGCTGGGTGGGCTGTTCTGGTGGGGGTTGCAGCGCCCCGACCCCAACGCCCTGCCCTCGGTGCTGGTGGGGAAGGCCGCCCCCGACTTCGCCTTGCCGCTGCTGAAGCCCTACCGCGCCGAGTGGGGTGAGAGGCTCGAGCTGAGCCGGTGGGTGGGCTCGAGGCCCATCCTGCTCAACTTCTGGGCCAGTTGGTGCCTGCCTTGCCGCGACGAGGCTCCGCTGTTGGAGCGCTACTGGCGGCAATACCGTGACCGACTCCTGATCGTGGGCATCAACGTGCAGGACAGCGAGGCCCAGGCGCTGGAGTTCATCCGCGAGTATGGCCTGAGCTTTCCCAGTGTCTTCGATCCCAAGGGCACGCTGGCGGTGGACTACGGCACCTATGGCGTTCCCGAGACCTTCGTGATCGACGCTCGGGGCAAGGTGCTGTTGCGCCACGCTGGCCCGGTGAGCGAGGGGACGCTGAGGGACATGCTGCAAAAAGTCGGGCTGGAGGCGCTGTGA
- a CDS encoding cytochrome c-type biogenesis protein CcmH, translated as MSSVARALLGLLLALGLSALAQPPSPTPPPDLSPEVFRIAKGLRCPVCQGESASESNSGVAQEMRRLIAEQLAQGKSEAEIRQFFVERYGPWILYEPPKQGLTLWVWLSPLIGLALLSYGLWRYLTATRAKAAQGDVSEEEIARLEAELLPPDTQHRTP; from the coding sequence GTGAGCAGCGTGGCTCGAGCCTTGCTGGGGCTGCTGTTGGCGCTTGGCCTCTCGGCTTTGGCCCAGCCGCCCTCCCCCACCCCACCCCCCGACCTCTCCCCCGAGGTCTTTCGCATCGCCAAGGGGCTGCGCTGCCCGGTGTGCCAGGGAGAGTCGGCGAGCGAGTCCAACTCCGGGGTAGCACAGGAGATGCGCCGCCTGATCGCCGAACAACTGGCCCAGGGCAAGAGCGAAGCCGAGATTCGTCAGTTTTTCGTCGAGCGCTACGGCCCCTGGATCCTCTACGAGCCCCCCAAACAGGGCCTTACCCTGTGGGTTTGGCTCTCCCCGCTGATCGGGCTGGCCCTGCTGAGCTATGGCCTGTGGCGCTATCTGACCGCCACCCGCGCCAAAGCCGCACAGGGCGACGTCTCCGAGGAAGAGATCGCCCGCCTCGAGGCCGAGCTCCTGCCGCCCGACACCCAACACCGAACGCCATGA
- a CDS encoding heme lyase CcmF/NrfE family subunit yields MTPGFLGGMALLATLVFSLVGLVLCGLAQWAQDRRYLEAARRVAPMSFLAALVSFGALEWALLTHDFSVRYVALHHSTKDPLWVTLVTPWAALEGSILLWGTLQTMYTWLVSRRVDAGGASAAPVLDPWRAPVALGVLFAIQVFFFAVMVFVAHPFDALPNPPADGRGPNPLLQNHWMMAVHPVLMYLGFVGLSVPFAYALSAMVARRFQSWIFETRWWTLVAWGFLTAAIFAGAWWSYEILGWGGYWAWDPVENASFIPWLLATAFLHTTQVQERRGMFKPWNFAYITLAFAATVFGTFLTRSGVIQSVHAFADGPVGALFLVFLLGVLGVGLGLLSRVSSEVRDAGEVRWKSREGALLAASLLFGTMAFVVVIGTLWPLVVEALSAAKVSIGAPFFNQVSAPVGVAALLLMGIGPVLPWRNTGPQIRRNLFILGSALLAGTVLGLLLRLAPGASLSLGLLAYNLCAVGLMVDQGVKERSSSLGISRWKAFLELASSSRRRFGSHIVHVGFALAAVAIAFSQTYRFEEAKTLRLGQRWQSAGVELTLRKVGLEEQGNRQSVYALVEMRAVDRRGLWADGTYITRLNFYPQMGNQGLAAPDLKYTPYNDYYLILQAFDTERGEWATLKLVVTPLVLWLWIAGAIMALGTLYILWPSPQPQRERAAGGAPA; encoded by the coding sequence ATGACCCCGGGTTTTCTGGGCGGGATGGCCCTGCTGGCCACGCTGGTCTTCTCGCTGGTGGGGCTGGTGCTGTGTGGCCTGGCCCAGTGGGCGCAGGACCGGCGCTACCTCGAGGCCGCCCGGCGGGTCGCGCCCATGAGCTTCCTGGCCGCGCTGGTGAGCTTCGGAGCGCTGGAGTGGGCCCTGCTCACCCACGACTTCAGCGTGCGCTACGTGGCGCTGCACCACTCGACCAAGGACCCGCTATGGGTGACGCTGGTGACACCCTGGGCCGCGCTCGAGGGCTCCATCTTGTTGTGGGGTACCTTGCAAACGATGTATACCTGGCTGGTCTCGAGGCGGGTAGATGCCGGGGGCGCCAGCGCCGCACCCGTCCTCGATCCCTGGCGGGCTCCGGTGGCCTTAGGGGTGCTGTTCGCCATCCAGGTCTTCTTTTTCGCCGTGATGGTCTTCGTGGCTCACCCCTTCGACGCGCTGCCCAACCCACCCGCCGACGGACGCGGCCCCAACCCCCTGCTGCAAAACCATTGGATGATGGCGGTACATCCGGTGCTGATGTATCTGGGCTTCGTAGGACTCTCGGTGCCCTTTGCCTACGCGCTGAGCGCAATGGTGGCCCGCCGCTTTCAGAGCTGGATCTTCGAGACACGCTGGTGGACGCTGGTGGCCTGGGGTTTCCTGACCGCGGCTATCTTCGCTGGAGCGTGGTGGAGCTACGAGATCCTGGGCTGGGGCGGGTACTGGGCCTGGGACCCGGTAGAGAACGCCTCCTTCATCCCCTGGCTGCTGGCGACGGCTTTTCTGCACACCACGCAGGTGCAGGAGCGGCGGGGTATGTTCAAGCCCTGGAATTTTGCTTACATCACCCTGGCTTTCGCGGCCACGGTATTCGGCACCTTCCTCACCCGCTCGGGCGTCATCCAGTCGGTACACGCCTTCGCGGACGGCCCGGTGGGTGCTCTGTTCCTGGTTTTCCTGCTGGGGGTGCTGGGGGTGGGGCTGGGCCTGCTGAGCAGGGTCAGCAGCGAAGTGCGCGACGCGGGCGAGGTGCGCTGGAAGAGTCGTGAAGGAGCCTTGTTGGCTGCTTCGCTGCTGTTTGGCACCATGGCGTTTGTGGTGGTGATCGGCACCCTCTGGCCGCTGGTGGTGGAGGCGCTGAGCGCGGCCAAAGTCTCCATCGGCGCGCCCTTCTTCAACCAGGTGTCGGCTCCCGTGGGCGTGGCTGCGCTGTTGCTGATGGGAATTGGCCCGGTGCTACCCTGGCGCAACACCGGCCCCCAAATCCGCCGCAACCTCTTCATCTTGGGCTCAGCACTGCTGGCGGGCACGGTACTAGGGCTGCTGCTGAGGCTGGCGCCGGGTGCCTCGCTTAGCCTGGGCCTGCTGGCTTACAACCTCTGCGCGGTGGGACTGATGGTCGACCAGGGGGTGAAGGAGCGCTCGAGCTCCCTGGGCATCTCGCGCTGGAAGGCTTTCCTCGAGCTCGCCTCCTCCTCACGCCGCCGCTTCGGCAGCCACATCGTGCACGTGGGTTTCGCCCTGGCCGCCGTAGCCATCGCCTTCAGCCAGACCTACCGCTTCGAGGAAGCCAAGACGCTGCGGCTCGGCCAGCGCTGGCAGAGCGCGGGGGTGGAACTCACCCTGCGCAAGGTGGGATTGGAGGAGCAGGGCAACCGCCAGTCGGTGTACGCCCTCGTCGAGATGCGGGCGGTGGACCGCCGGGGCCTGTGGGCCGACGGCACCTACATCACCCGCCTCAACTTCTACCCTCAGATGGGCAATCAGGGACTGGCCGCCCCCGACCTCAAGTACACCCCCTACAACGACTACTACCTCATCCTGCAAGCCTTCGATACCGAGCGGGGAGAGTGGGCCACGCTCAAGCTGGTGGTCACGCCGCTGGTGCTGTGGCTGTGGATCGCGGGAGCCATCATGGCCCTTGGAACGCTTTACATCCTCTGGCCCAGTCCCCAGCCTCAACGCGAGCGAGCCGCGGGAGGGGCTCCGGCATGA